A single window of Ignavibacteriota bacterium DNA harbors:
- the hpnE gene encoding hydroxysqualene dehydroxylase HpnE — protein MKSVLIVGGGIAGITAAFNLSKAGFQVKIFEAVNNLGGRLTALFDSKSGDMIDNGQHALMTAYHTFLELIKECDTLNLLNIQKSLEVVYYDTNQNKSRLFAGFLPGKAGFILGFLMLGGLSINSKINIIKLIRKIENNQINDIENLTCLSFLKKYNQTDEAIIRFWEPFIIATMNCPIKIASAEILVKILKRAFIENLDNSKLILPKSDFKYLLEPLINKLKSQGVEIFTSKKIDKIYFSNESTLSVTTTNGENYQADYIISALQPFSLFKILPEELKPSFAYLEKFKYSPILSAYIWTDVEIFSEDFISALGTDIQWIFNRNKLIKEGLSKTYPFSYSITVSSAFELSKLKQGEVIEMITEDIKKLFPDFSQSNILHYRIITEKFATFIADPESEKIRPFAKTHINNFFLAGDWTNTKLPATIEGASLSGKIAAEMIIDNLNIS, from the coding sequence ATGAAATCTGTGCTTATTGTAGGAGGTGGTATTGCCGGAATAACAGCGGCATTTAATCTCTCTAAAGCAGGATTTCAGGTCAAAATTTTTGAAGCTGTAAATAATTTAGGGGGCAGGTTAACTGCCCTTTTTGATTCTAAATCTGGCGATATGATTGATAATGGTCAGCATGCGCTTATGACGGCATATCATACTTTCCTTGAGCTGATTAAAGAATGCGATACTCTAAATTTACTCAATATCCAAAAATCTCTTGAAGTTGTTTATTATGATACAAATCAAAATAAATCCAGACTTTTTGCAGGTTTTCTTCCCGGAAAAGCAGGATTTATTCTTGGTTTTCTTATGCTTGGCGGTTTGAGTATAAATTCAAAAATTAATATCATAAAACTAATTCGCAAAATCGAGAATAATCAAATTAATGATATTGAAAATTTGACTTGCCTGAGTTTTCTTAAAAAATACAATCAAACTGATGAAGCTATAATAAGATTTTGGGAACCTTTCATTATTGCAACGATGAACTGTCCGATTAAAATAGCATCGGCAGAAATTTTGGTTAAAATACTTAAACGTGCTTTCATAGAAAACCTTGATAACTCAAAATTAATTCTCCCAAAATCAGATTTTAAATATTTATTGGAGCCCTTAATAAATAAACTAAAATCGCAAGGTGTAGAAATATTTACCTCGAAAAAGATTGATAAAATTTATTTTTCAAATGAATCAACTCTTTCAGTGACAACCACAAACGGAGAAAATTATCAGGCAGATTATATCATTTCAGCATTACAGCCATTTTCACTTTTTAAAATTTTACCTGAAGAGCTGAAACCTTCATTTGCCTATCTTGAAAAGTTTAAATACTCTCCAATATTATCTGCATATATTTGGACTGATGTGGAAATTTTTTCAGAGGATTTCATATCGGCTTTAGGAACAGATATTCAATGGATATTTAACCGTAACAAATTAATTAAAGAAGGGCTTTCAAAAACTTATCCATTCTCATATTCTATCACAGTCAGTTCGGCATTTGAATTATCAAAATTAAAACAGGGCGAAGTAATTGAAATGATCACTGAGGATATAAAAAAGCTGTTTCCTGATTTTTCTCAGAGTAACATATTACATTATCGAATTATTACCGAAAAATTTGCTACTTTTATAGCAGATCCTGAGTCTGAAAAAATTCGACCTTTTGCTAAAACTCACATTAATAATTTTTTCCTCGCAGGTGACTGGACAAATACCAAACTACCTGCTACAATTGAAGGTGCATCACTAAGCGGAAAAATTGCTGCAGAAATGATAATTGACAATCTTAATATATCTTAA